The proteins below come from a single bacterium genomic window:
- a CDS encoding sigma-70 family RNA polymerase sigma factor produces the protein MAKTEALTSNQADLVASHVSFAKRLAAFTATKKKAFGFDTEEFESAAYLGLCDAARRFNAEKGMNFETFAYFRIQGAMADMLRNEAGVRRRQYNRLTENATVGEEFESEVVDGTEASSAEIKKEIIKFERLPFPFARSGKELAQLLEIIDEVDMRLHCNSDGSMDLAYDRELNPEEFISGRNTRRYLKDLIERLPENEKTVIKLRYFEEESLDALTVKLGNVSRSWVSRLHSKAIEHLRSYIAADETECACNAEAAARHSMQARVSPAYRKAA, from the coding sequence ATGGCTAAAACTGAAGCACTTACAAGCAATCAAGCTGACCTAGTTGCCAGTCACGTTTCATTCGCAAAACGACTTGCAGCTTTTACTGCAACAAAAAAGAAAGCATTTGGATTTGATACAGAGGAATTTGAAAGCGCCGCATACCTGGGGCTTTGTGATGCAGCTCGGCGCTTTAATGCTGAGAAGGGAATGAATTTTGAAACCTTTGCATACTTTCGTATTCAGGGTGCAATGGCTGATATGCTCCGCAATGAAGCTGGAGTGCGCCGTCGTCAATATAATCGCTTAACCGAAAACGCTACGGTAGGAGAGGAGTTTGAATCTGAGGTTGTTGACGGCACCGAGGCTTCGAGTGCTGAAATCAAAAAAGAAATAATTAAATTTGAAAGATTACCTTTCCCCTTTGCACGTAGCGGCAAAGAACTTGCGCAGCTACTTGAAATTATCGACGAAGTTGATATGCGCCTACACTGTAACTCCGACGGCAGCATGGATTTAGCCTACGACCGCGAACTTAACCCTGAAGAATTTATTTCCGGAAGAAATACCAGACGCTATTTGAAAGATTTAATTGAGCGCCTGCCTGAGAATGAGAAAACAGTCATTAAGCTGCGCTATTTCGAGGAAGAATCACTCGATGCATTAACTGTAAAACTCGGTAATGTCTCGCGCAGTTGGGTCTCACGTTTGCACAGTAAGGCGATTGAACATCTTCGTTCCTACATTGCAGCAGATGAGACAGAATGCGCCTGCAACGCAGAAGCAGCTGCTCGGCACTCAATGCAAGCACGCGTTAGCCCAGCTTATCGTAAGGCGGCGTAG